The Anguilla anguilla isolate fAngAng1 chromosome 2, fAngAng1.pri, whole genome shotgun sequence genome contains the following window.
agGGATCCCCAGGACCAGAGCTCAGAAGTGCCAAAGATGTACCGTTTGTAGTGTATCATTTCGAGGGGTCCCTAATCTTGGTTTCTGGAGAGCCGTAGGGTGTGCTGGGTTCCATTGTTAACATTTTATTAGTCGAAgaagttgattacacagttataTCACATCCCCTGGTGTCATGTATCTAAACCAGTAgcttttttaaagcaacaaagCAAAATCTATAGATGCTATGGCTCTCCGtgaccagggctggggagcTTAAGCTGTGGTTTGATGCATTTCTGGCCAATAACCAGTTAACTGATTTGAGGCATCAAAGTTGCTTAAAAGTTATTATTTACTATTAAGACTACCATTACTATTTATTATCAAGAGAGACAGTAACTGTAAGTCTTAtgttttaaagaagaagacaaaaaagCTCATTCAAATTTCTCCGCCGACACTTTAGAGCGAGGTATATACTGTTCAACCTTTATTTCAGTGTGTATGAAATACAAGCTTGTATGGCATTCATTTGTATACCTTACTTTTACTGCTGAAAGCCTACATTAAATCAACTCTATGGATTTCTTCTAAAAAGACTGCCATCATCATGTAACGTCCCACTCTGTCTAGACAAGACTGCCCCCTTGGGGAAACCCCAGAAAAAGACTCTCAAACCACAGATAAAGAATTACTAGATATGGTTAAAGATGATTGGTTGAAACAGCCAGACATTCTAGAGTCACAGCAGCTTAAGTGTTCCAGATAAAGAATGGAATGGCATTTGAGCCAATATAAAGGCTCTAATTTGACCACATCCCACACTGAAGGATTCAACCTTGGCACACATTTAATGGGTGAATAATAAGAGCAGCCAATAGCAAACTGGGgcaattgcagtgtgcttagcgGGAGCtaaaacctcaggtttaaaccttCAGGCTACAGAACTGCATTTCAACTGGAACATCTATCCAAAGATGTGGAATAAGCATTAGCTGTTCCGGTTGCACTGCAGTTCTGTAGTCTTGAGGTTTAATCCTGTGGTTTAAATTTCAGCTAATTGCAAACTGCGATTGTCCCATTGTTTCTACCTGCCAGGCCGTTGCTTTTGTCTATGGTGAAGAGAGCCGTGGGAAAGGTTTGACACCTGTGAgtgaaaaagtggaaaaatttctcctgtgggaggggggcagagatgTTACTACTCATTTTATTCTccctttcctttctcttctgTCCTTTCAGTAGATCATGCTGATAGGTCTGAGAGGAAGATGCTGATAATGTAAATAATCTgttggaaataaaaattttatcgAAAAATCGTTTCCTGTtgtctttctctccatttcccaTTTCATAGCCACACTGTAATGTGTGCAATGGTAAAACTACACTGAAGGAATAAGATTAATACAAGCAGATGGGGAAAGGACAATGCTTGAGTAAATCGTAAACTGTAGCCAGTGGCATGCTAAGAAATCCaatacaattgtttttttttttcaaaatctgctTTTAATAGTTGAACACAAcatctattcattttttttgaacatttaaaacagatgTAGATGAAACaataaacatacagtaacacATTTGGTCTTTGGTCtcgtttttatataaaaaaagagataaaataaaGGCACTGGTTTTCATGGTGACTGGCTTTACTGCTGCTATTAAACTGAGAAATGATCAAATACCTTTTCTCACTGAATGTTGTTTCAAAACTAACTCTGCCTTCATTTCCTTGACAGAACCGTATATTGGTTCACTTGCAGAGGAGatgagccaaaaaaagaaagaacagaaaaagtCGACCTTTCACGTAGCATGTAGTCATTGCTTATAGGAAGAACACAGTAACATAACATGCTCACCAATAAAGGTAATACGGAACCCACAAACAGCCCTTAAACAACGATTAAACCGCCCATAAAATATACAAAGTAACTCTGAACATGCAACATAAAAAAGGACTGACATCAAAGAGCTGGTAAAGGGATATTCCTGAGATGCGatcataaatgaaaaatgagtattgtacccaTTAATGCAGGACCACTTACAGTGGCTACATTAGCAATAACTGGAATCATGGATTCGTGGTACATCAACACCCCTGTATGAACTATTGAAGACATGTAGATACAGAGTTAAAGCAATGTTTTCCGTGTGAGGAAAACTCAAAGGTTTCTCATTGGTCTGAAGAGCCATTTTTTATCTCAAAGTAAATGCAGGTTGAAATCCTGTTCTTTGGTTAGTCTACTAAGGTAAAGAGACTATATAAATGACAGAACTAAATCAATAAAGAATTTGTTAATAGCCCAAATAATTGTTTAATAGGGATGCTTTCTTACACAATGTCTCATTTTGGGGGCGTGCAATTATGAAGTAAAGACAGTTCTGCTGCAATTACACtttgagagaaaagaaaattgggcCCTTGAACAAAAGTCTCCACTTGTCTGTGTGGCAGGCTTTGAGAActgttgtgcattttttcattcataatacAGAGGTGGGAGATAAAGTAATAGGGTTTAATTACCAGACTGAGTGGGGAAATTatagttttgcattttcttgGGACTGACTGATCAAAATGTTTAACACTGTCATTTTCAAGAACACAAAATGCAGGGTAATCTTTTAATGAGGCAAGCAAAATTGTGAACACAAATTCAGTTACGTCCCACTGTGCAATACCATCTTTCTGTAAACcttgtaattgcattttttgcttctttgtttgttttacaaaagaaaagtgTTAAATGCAGCTTTCTTTGCATAGATTATTTGGTTGTCTTATTGACAGAGAAGCTGATTAAAAGGCCAATCATATCTGTGAGGACATAACGTGTACAATGgataaattacaaaaataatgttgcagcaaatggaaaaaataacatctgtagtaaaacatttaaaaaaaaaaaaaaagcatacatttcCCTTTGGTTTCTCTTGAAAACAGCAAGAAAACCTCTTTtcaaataactttaaaatgtagaagaagaaaacagaaatgcaccCACAGCAAGGGGTGCACCTTCCCATACTGTATTAATGCCCACGGGAAATATAAACGAATGTCTCTTGGATAtatctcaaaataaaaatatttctatgTGTGAAAATCTACAAAGGAATTAATACTTCTGTAAAGAGAGCATTTTATTAGAACcctgatgaaaaatgtgtggcAAGGATGTCCATATAAAGTGGTGTTGAGTTTGTATTCTCTATCTGATGATTTGGTTTGAGCATTTGAGAGCCCCTGGTAAGTTTCTCCACTGATAGAAAAACAGACCATTCTAGAAAGACTGAGTCTCCACTGCCTTTGGTAATCAGCTGTTCAATGGCTGATATCCAGCCTaagctgttttttccccaacacTGCTACCATTGAGCATTTAAAGATCAATATGTCACTATGTAGCAGAAAATACTTAATTTATAAAGTAAGATATCAACAAAAATGCATGGGTAATGTGTAAatgatttacagcaatttttcttttgacaaATGCAACAGAGCAATTGTAAGCCATTACAAGTGACTAGCATTTGATCGATTTAGAatattgcatgcatgtgttatTTTGGTCCATTGTTGGTGCATTGATTAGGATGACATCACCACTCTTTGACTGGACAAACAATTAAATACTAAAGGCAGCAGGGAAGGTAGGCACTTGAGATTTTCATAACATGTCTTTCAACAATTTATACAGTGTAACAATTCCCTTACTCCTGTTTGCGTCCTCGTGTGTGAGTCACGTGCACATGCGCAGTACTGTGTTTTAACTGCCAGAGTGATGTAAGGCTTCGGGTCACAAATGCTCTCACGGCTACGGTGATTCCCAGAACCCTCCTTGTCTGTGAGCACTGGCAGCACACTGATGACATCAACATCTGTGAAGTATTTGGTCTAATATTCACCACATAGGGGTGTACAGTTTTGGAACCCCTTtcggtgggtgggtgggggtggggggaggggggcagtgttgGAGGGGGCCTTTAGTGTCTTATCATTGTGCAAAAATGAGGCAGGGCATCCTCCAGATGTGTGGGGGTCCTCTGTAGCTTTGGCAGGGGGCCACAATGGGTTCCCGTTTTCCTACCTTGGAATACTCTGCTAATGCCCAATCTGGGCCCGTGAGTGATTGCTGAGGCCGGGCCTGTGGCCCCTTTGAGGTCCCCTACAGCATAGCTATGCCCTCAGGTGTGTGTTGGAGGTGTACGGGACCCCCTATTGCCTCCGCCTTGTGCCCGCTGCCGCCACGGGACAGGCCCCGTTGGGCCCCCGCGCCCCTGGCCAGCACCATCAGCGTTTCGCAGGACACGCCCCCAAACTCGAAGGCAAAGGTCCCGTAGAAGAGCATGATGATGATGCAGAAGACCCACTCGAAGATGGCCGAGGCGTGCTGCAGCAAAAAGCTCTCCTGGGCAAAGAAGACGCCACCTGGTGGACGGGAGGTTAAGGAGCGTGGCCATGACATGGCTGGATGGCAGAAGGGAATACTGTAAAACGTACACTTATATAGACACATACAGTGGTCTCCCTTTAAGAAAGCTGTCAATTAACACTTAAACCTGAGATTTAAGTGCTATAAGTTAAAAGCTCATAAGTCAGTAGATGCAAAAGCCAACAGTTTTAGTAAAGTACTTAAATATaagcaaacagaaaatgctCACATTGGCTTATGCCTACACTCAGGTTTGCAGCCTCAGTCAGCATGTAGGTTTAAGTTGAGTCACTCCGTCCTGAGCTAGATTTCTTTGTGCACCTACTAAAACCAATTAAATTTCACTTGTTGTTCCAATGCTGTGTCCATAATCTACTTTAACTCTGAATGTACAGCTGTGTtttcaccagcagggggagctatAATCATATACAGTTTGTACATGTCATTCCAAGAAGGTCTCAGACACTGAGGTCAGCCAGACTACTGTCTGcctctgacatcaaccacatCAGTTTGCAATCTGTTTGAAGGAAACCCAGACACATCcgcatactcaaacacacacacatgcatgcacacacactccacatgcacacacacacacacacacacacacacacacgcaggctgAAAGGATACTGAGCACCAGGGAGACGAAGGCCAGCAGTGTCATGGCCAGCCGCAGGTGACCCACGCAGTACTCGCCCTGCGTCTTGGCCAGGCGGTAAGTGAgcgcagactgcaggcacacgAACAGCATGCTGGTGGGGAATGCCACCCCCGCGCCCACATAGTGCAGGATCTTGGCGTAGTCCACCTGCAAGAGAAGGCAACGGGTCCGACCCAATGAGTTACCCCGGCAACGGCTTAACCAACACAGCCACAGTCATACAGTGATCCGTCCATGTTTAAGATATAATAGCACATATGATATGTTATGAATATGATATGACATGATATACAGCCAGAGACCCAGCTAGATGCAAGCATGTGGACATAACAGGTAGCGGTACAGGGCCCCAAGTATGGTGGCAGTTTCCACAAATGCATCCCAGTGTGCAATTCTGATACAAGGCATTAGATTCCAGTACTTCtggtcagacagacagaaagacaattCTGTCCAAACAGGGACACGATAGCTGGTACCTCCCCTTTCCGATTCATGTGAAATTtgatttgttgatttgtttctgttcttgttGTTGGGTTCTGAcatttgttgatttgttttgacaaatgttgctttaatttttgctgttgtgttcTTTAAGTTGCGAGTATGTTTCATGAAATGCGGTTGTGTTTTCTTTGCTGTTAATGTGTTTTGCAAcatgttgtatttttgtgttattattttgttttgcaaaatgcTGTTGTGTTTCTAAGTGGTTGATGTGTTTTCTGAGTTATTaatgtatttgatttttttgtgtttgctgatTTGTTATCCTGTCTTGTCCTTCACGGTCACCATACCCAAGAGTACACATGCTCTAAACGCACAGCAAACAGGGAACATTCCAAACTACCCCAGAAAGACCAAGCAAGCAAACTGTTACAGCACTGACGCAAGGAACACCCACACGACGTGCATGAACAATACAAGGACACAGATTTCCCAGTATCTTCACATTTCAGGACACACGCTATCACATGAATCAATGATAATGGAATATCCAACAAGAGAATCTGACTCTCGCAGTACACTGCAGATATGACTGAATTACAATGTATGAttataaacaaaacaagttCATACCCGTGCCAAGACCCGTGCCAGGAGGAAGCAACATTTCTACAACTATTTCCTTTATCCTCAGCTAAGATCATCCTAATTGGTATGGTGCccaattatgacatcacaatgcctGGCAGAGGAGGACACTCCTTGAAATCACTGTAACTTTTTGTTGCCAGGATAAGAAAAGGTCTGAATTAACTTGGTgaattatgtgtgtgcatgacccTGCCCAATCCCATAGGCAGGGCCAAGAATTCAACTAACTTTTCACCCTTATTTGTTCATACTCTTCAACCAATCTCCCCCCAACAAACAGACCAAGGTGTCCATCTTGGGAGAGCGGCACGTAACCACTCTAGGTTACTGCAGGTGGGTCAGGGGAGCAGTGGAACAAAAGATCCACTTTGTCCAATGGGCCTGTGGTGCCACGGTGGCTCTGAACCACACTGCACCTGATCCACACTGGGAGAGCACAACAGCCATTTAGACTGAGCCTGTGGACGGACAGCGAAGGTAAAGGCTCAGCTattggtggaggtggtggtggaggggggggggaggggcggccgTACAACAGCGCCTTGTCCCTCGGTCACAAAATGTGGAGACAAAGCACAATGGAAGGGATTGTGATCAAGTGACCAGGGCTTGGGCCATCTGACTGCAGCCAGCGGCTGCTGTGGACAGGATGTCCTCATCTGATACGAGGGGATTCAGGGTCCACAAATGCTTAGCTGACAAGAGACTATGCTGCACCAAATCAATGGATGACCACAAAGTGCTCCAAGCCAATTTAGGCCTCCACTGACTACACATGGACCCAATCCTGAAGCCTAGGACTTCAGTCAAAGCAGGAGGCCTTGGACGTGGCCTTTGGGAGTCTGGAAACTTCCCCAGTGATGGCATCACGTCATTGTCAAACATCTGCATGCAGCTGTTTCAGAGGAATCTTTGGTGGCTGCATCTGAATTCTgtccctcccttctccctttcacTTGTTCCTACCCCTTGGCTTTTCACAAACCTGTGCCAGAGTAAGGGCATCCGAATGCGTAACAGCAAAGGCAAGCGCTGCACCACAGCTGTTAAAGACCTGGTgtaatcactttttttcttgcaactgCACTTATTAGGccacaaaatttatttatttattttttcaaatttataatCAGGAAAGTCGTAAAAATTTCCTTTTGATCttaagtatttcatttcaaactggaGGTCTAACACAGAGTGACATTCCACATGGAAACTGTCAGCCCAATAAACGTGTCGCACAGCTGGCTGGGTAAAATGTATGTAGTGAACATGGTCTCAAAATCACTAGTACCAAGGCATAAAAGCTTGGATGCTTTCAAGATAAAAACTTTAAGattaactgaataaaatggGATTAATACCACAGCATTTTTGGTTCTTCATTTATACCtattacaattttaatttaaaaaaaaaccagaccaACTGACTTCTGATTTCACTTTAATAGCCTCTCAGGCTGCGTAAGCAGATCCTGGTCTTGCACAAGTCTTGAAGAGCAAGTGGTTGCCGCACAGCTCAGCTCCTTCAGGCGTTTGGCTCTCAGGCTATAGGCTACTGTCTCTTGCCCCCTTCCCGTAACTCAGCCCCCCTCCACCTAATGCTCATTTCCCATAAATGTCCTAAACACAGCACAATTGGGGAGGGGATACAGCATGGGCGCAAGCGCGCTCAAAACCACAAACATTCACAGATGTTAGCTAGCTTCGAGAGtgactgaaaaactgaaactaCACCGTCTTACAAGTCAGCAGGCATGCATAATCGGCGGTTGGGCACTGATTTTCCAGTGAAATAATCTATTTCCTTTGAAACGCCACTCTCTGGTTTCAGTACGCAGTCAATTGTGGTACATAAAGAGGAAAAGGCCAGTTTGATATTGGGCGATGTATTATCGGCTGATGGGTATCGCTACATTGTCACTGTCACCAACACTGCATTATCGCTCGACTTTGATACTGAACACTGTCTCTCATAAACTGTTTAAACACGTAACCGATAAGAACGCACAGCCGAAGAGAAAAAACTGACTAAATTATACgtaaaatatttcagtcatCTTGACCTTTATCAGATATCTGGCAAACAATGGGAGAGAACGGGTATACATAACATCAGATCACCTAAACAGGTGTACGTAGTTACATCTTATAGGAGAATTTCTTCCTAGAGTATCAGGCTACAGACATAACATGACTTATATTAACTAGTCAGAGACCATCAAAATGTATCAAGgcacaacaagaaaaaaatacatataccATACATAAAGAGAAGTATGGTGCCAACCTGTTATAAATGCAAATTTAGTCAATAATCTGGCTCAAACGTGTTCATAATTCCCTTTTAAGAACAACATAAGTCAGGGGGGCCTCAAGGGAAGTGATGGCTACTGTACCTGCACTCATGTTTTGGAGATGACTGCTGTGCGGTCATGACCTAGAACATCTGGTTTACAGTATACTTGACGTTTCAAATGATTTGCTGCTGTACGATGAAAGGAGAGAGCCCATTACTTCAGGCAGGCATTCCATTTGTAATAAGTTTaggcctggatttaatcaaccTTCTTCCTTGACATCgactaacaaataaataagtctGTTTTAATTAATAGTTTGGGTCTGTTGTCAGTAATACACATTCTGATGTCTAATGGTGATTTTTCAGTCCTACATCTATCTACTGTAGTGTACACTCTATAGGCTACTTGTGGCATTGCAAAATACCCTTTCACTGAATACAAGTGGCTTGTCTAATTTTTGTACAGCATTAGAGCAAAGCAGACCATACAATCCAATGACCTGCAAGTAGAATAAAACTAGTAACTGGAGATAAAGCCCACTGGAGAGAATACTGTTCATAAAACGGCACGAgttgcagcaaaaaaaaaatccaaagctTGTTTTTAAGCTGTGGTCGATTTAAACAGGCTATATTTAAGGAACACAAGCAGGGCAGTCCTTGTCTTGGGAATATTTTACTAACCAAATGgtaacaatgaaacaaaatccaTTAATGCATTCTTTATTCTTACTACTGTACATTACCGGAAAAATATGAAGTCACCTTGAAGTAGCAACAGTCTATTTTTCCACAGTTTGATGTCTTCCTGTGCTACGGAAACCATTAAGCTGAATTTGCAGTATGCTACAAATTTGCAATCCAAAGTAAAACAGCAAGCACAAAAGGCAGGTGTCCTTTCTTGTATCTGACCAATAAATTATAATTCTGGACATCATTCACTTGACGAAAACTAATTTTCTTATGTAAGAACTTTGTACGTCCGGCAGCAAAACAGACTTTATTGGAGTACGGCGCCAGAATAATCGGGTAAGGTTTGTTCTGATTTGATTAAACTGCATATGCCCTTAAACAGCCTAAGTACATTTCATTGaatccctctgtctgtctcctgggCTTGATTGTGTCTGCTAAGCTGAAGTGATGTAGTGGTCAATTCTCAACAGAGcccaatcatttttttttacatttaactctATTTGAAAAGCCACAACAGTTTTAGCGACAGTGCCAAACCAGTCAAGTGAGAGTCTGATTGCTGTGGACATGCCGCCGGCGATCTCGACCATTTGAGCAAATGCGTTCCAACGGATTCAGTTCTTGAATTAATTATGAAACCATGTGGAATGATCCTCACTGTTAAGAGTAAGGCAAGGTGCTCAAAACTCAAGGCAGAACAGTCTTAGAGGACCGCCTTCTGGATTTTACCACATGTCATAGCGCAACTCTTTCCAGGCCGATGCAGCTAGGCCAAACTTTCCAAGGGAGCCATCTACACTCCGCCATTTTCCACAAGGACCGTGCCACGTCATTTCCAACAGAGGCCTGCCTGCGAACAGAGCCTGGCTTTAaaaacaccaccaaaatacTCTGGAGGAGGGAAGTGAGAAGCTACAGACGCACACGTTTTTCACGGTTCGCGCACTCCCACGGAACGGCGAACCGCGCAGGATTTTCGCAAGAGACGGCACGTGCGAGCACGCAGAGGTCGCGCGCTCTAGCGGGAAACTCGGGAGCTGGACGCGCATCAAAGGCGGAGATCGGGAGGGGAGGCTTTCCCGCGTCTCCTCGAGTTCTTAGGGATCGTAAATCACCGCAGAGCGTCCCCCTGCATCGTGCCGGGCGGCAGGGGGCCGGGGTCAGAGTGCGCGGCGCGCGCGGTCCAGGACAAACACCGCGCCGAGTCTGAGGCCTGTTGTTGGACGGGCTTGTTGAGAGCTCATTGTTTACAGTACGTTATCAGGGGGAAGACCTCCCACTCTGCGTCTCTGCGGCATCCGTCTTCAGcgccgcacccccccacccccgtccagTAATAGCATGCTCAGTGTGGTTTCTGAAAAATGAAGACTTCAtcgtttcaaaaataaataaaacaaaatatgcttTTAGGTTAAAGTAACATGACGCttctaaataacatttttgatgGCTTGAGCTAAAGACTGCACTTTATATCTCCATTAATACACACCTTGTTCATTCTCAAACTCATATTGTTTTGGGTGTTTTTTGCCTCATAAACATAAGcataatttaaatttcattttacacataAATGTTAAATACTGGAATTTGTGagttcaaaacattttcacctaACAAATTCCACCAGTGTTGGTTGTTTCATTAAAGTTCAGAGACGCTGCCCAGAATATCTCCCGGAATACCATCATTATTAGTTACGTTTTATTAGTATCCTGTCACAACGCTATCACCAACGAAGATAGAGCACAAAGATCAACAGAAGAAGCAGCATCACTGGTCTCCGTCCATAAATGGCAGCACTAACCATAAGCATCAAAGGGCAGATATGGCCTAGCAATAACATCACTAGAGACAATTCCTGGAAAAGCGAGTGAAATGTGTACAAAGTGAGACCATAATCAAGAGCCAGTGTAAgcaaaggactttttttttaacctaagAAATTTAAGGCATTATGCAAcccctggaaaaaaagaagccaaaCCAAACAGAGTGGGGATGAATGATTCTTAGAAATTTTCTCCACAAAAATATAGCGTGTGCTGTATGTTTTGCGTGCGAGTAGACTACAggggtgtctgtgtgcgtgagtactGTGCGTGCAGgagcgtatgcatgtgtgcatgtaactTACGGCACGAGCGcgtgtcagtttgtgtgtgcgtgcgtgcctgtgtttgtgtgcgtgtgtgtgtgtgtgcttgtgatggATTGGTCCTTACCTGGAAGTTTCCCACCATGATGAGGCCTGCAGCACAGATCCAGCCAGTGGAGAGCCCGGCCGTGTTCAGCACACAGTTCTGGTACTTCTCAACGACAAGGCCATACCGCAGCAGGCCGATCACCATCACTGGGAGGAGAGACACAAGAGAgattcacattttcacaatttcagaCCATGGAAGAAAAAGACTTGTGTTCTACCACCCCGAAAGTAAACGCTAGTAGATATTTATGTCGGACGTGGATGACTGCATTACTTAAGACTTTGTATTTTCTCCCCAGATAGAAAAATTTTATAATGATTtccacttctcaaaaaaaaatgttctgatgATGAATGGTTGCAAGTGGATTAGTATTCTTGTCCAGGAAGAAAGAATGCCTCCaactcccagaatgccttgttCAGGCATGTTTCCACACTGCTGGCCTTGATGAGTCAGCGAGATTCAACcagacaaaaatgtttcaagtgCTCCATTTATGCAGAAGATCTTCCACAACTGAACTGTGAATCAGGAGTACAATACACAGAGGGCACTCTGTGAAAGAAAATCACTAACTAGAGCCTACCCTTCATTTATGTGAAAAGAAAGACTagcaaaaaagatttttggCACATGGCTCCTCTTACCCATAGCTAAAAAAGAACAACGCTTTTCTTCTGTACACATGTGTATCCTATTGCTTAATTTCTTGTCAcgttacattaaattacattaatttagtaGATGCTTTTAAGCAACTAACAACATAGGAGAACAAGACTACATTCCCATTATTCTCATGGGAAATATTACCAGACCTGGcaaacaacattcccagacctgcaggtgtgtttgtgtgtgtgtgcgtttgtgtgcgcatggCTGCATACAGGTGAATGTGATAGCAGATAACAGTGTAGATTCATTTGTGCACACGTTTCTCTTATTTACTACTCTAACGGAGTGTTTCCACTAACGGTGTGCCAcggcactctggtgtgccgtcaggcgaggtcaggtgtgccgtgtgaaaaatcctttaaaaaaaattttaatgtgcaaatgaatttaaaaaacttaaatgaacaaatcccattcacgaaagccaaaataaatgtcattaaaatgcatatcgcttaattaaaaccgcaaaaaaccacaaaaaaacatttaggcgtgtgtggagggggggctgcagggtgtttattttttatgcttttgagagcggtgtgccatgagattctgtaaatttggaaagtgtgccgcggaaggaaaAAGATTGGGAAACGCAGCTCTAACGTGTCTCTGAAGAGTCTTCTGTAAAGTCTTCCATATTTTTTGCCCTGCCTTGCCAATGCCTAATGATGGCTGACAGAGAGCCAACTCCAGGCCCCCTCCTCACCCCAtgcccaccctcacccccatctCTGCCCCTGCAGTGATAAACACACTCCATTCCTTCCAGACCACACTCATTTATTTCCTGGGATGCTTCCC
Protein-coding sequences here:
- the LOC118221760 gene encoding transmembrane protein 150A-like isoform X1, with the protein product MSLWVILPVSLPVFTITGIWVVYAMALYNMHVCPVDNWVYNESCEEKLSLQGGPVLCCTLDNVPLISKCGTLPPESCFFSLICSTGSFMVMVIGLLRYGLVVEKYQNCVLNTAGLSTGWICAAGLIMVGNFQVDYAKILHYVGAGVAFPTSMLFVCLQSALTYRLAKTQGEYCVGHLRLAMTLLAFVSLVLSGVFFAQESFLLQHASAIFEWVFCIIIMLFYGTFAFEFGGVSCETLMVLARGAGAQRGLSRGGSGHKAEAIGGPVHLQHTPEGIAML
- the LOC118221760 gene encoding transmembrane protein 150A-like isoform X2, which gives rise to MLIKILQKGGGGRKQEMEGGQEREERLSKCGTLPPESCFFSLICSTGSFMVMVIGLLRYGLVVEKYQNCVLNTAGLSTGWICAAGLIMVGNFQVDYAKILHYVGAGVAFPTSMLFVCLQSALTYRLAKTQGEYCVGHLRLAMTLLAFVSLVLSGVFFAQESFLLQHASAIFEWVFCIIIMLFYGTFAFEFGGVSCETLMVLARGAGAQRGLSRGGSGHKAEAIGGPVHLQHTPEGIAML